Proteins from one Cryptomeria japonica chromosome 4, Sugi_1.0, whole genome shotgun sequence genomic window:
- the LOC131874874 gene encoding F-box/LRR-repeat protein 25-like, whose translation MGKINLVNLPDDLLCSQILTRIPLKEAVRFSAVSRKWCKVWTRLPHLKFTDEFFNSISTNANMAEDIINKIIHMQCVNLESFELHNCDRCESSIHKWLLWISLSGVKCLHLKSSTIRMQMEVSESIFSCMTLTSLSLEYFKITEVPARFLGFSQLVSLYLDQVELSEQAFEVILKLCGCLQYLTVDACSSPSNFLIISSTLKSLALVRLDKTCLVEVNCPRLESIKVCQILELVIVNICLPVCVHLEADFHHLQHFVTVKSLRKVIYFEVYSMNGESYHSVVLLCSRIMKGAPLLKTVRINLVNSIQIFEPDEIDYFLRTVNGLLCLAGDSPKVRFSLSWGSTAK comes from the exons ATGGGTAAAATAAATCTTGTGAATCTTCCAGATGACCTGTTGTGTTCTCAGATTTTAACAAGAATCCCTTTGAAAGAAGCTGTTCGCTTTTCTGCGGTTTCCCGAAAATGGTGCAAAGTCTGGACTCGGTTACCCCATCTCAAGTTCACTGATGAGTTTTTTAATTCTATTTCTACAAATGCAAATATGGCTGAAGATATAATTAACAAGATTATTCATATGCAATGTGTTAACCTGGAAAGTTTTGAACTTCACAATTGTGACCGGTGTGAAAGCAGCATTCACAAATGGCTTTTATGGATTTCTTTGTCAGGTGTGAAGTGCTTACATCTTAAAAGCAGTACAATTAGAATGCAGATGGAGGTTTCAGAGTCCATCTTTTCATGTATGACACTTACCTCTCTGTCTCTTGAGTATTTTAAGATAACAGAGGTGCCGGCTCGATTTCTTGGTTTCTCTCAACTTGTATCCCTTTATCTTGATCAAGTTGAGCTAAGTGAGCAAGCATTTGAGGTGATTTTAAAATTATGTGGCTGCCTTCAATATTTGACTGTAGACGCTTGTAGTTCGCCTTCAAATTTTCTAATAATTTCCTCCACTCTCAAGTCCCTTGCTCTTGTTCGACTAGATAAAACTTGTTTAGTGGAAGTAAATTGCCCAAGATTGGAAAGCATTAAAGTTTGTCAAATCCTTGAATTGGTAATCGTGAACATTTGTTTACCTGTATGTGTCCATTTGGAAGCTGACTTCCATCATCTTCAGCATTTTGTAACAGTAAAATCGTTGAGGAAAGTTATCT ATTTTGAAGTATATTCAATGAATGGTGAAAGCTATCATTCGGTTGTTTTGTTGTGCTCTCGCATTATGAAAGGCGCTCCTTTGTTGAAAACAGTCAGAATCAACTTGGTTAACAGCATACAGATCTTCGAGCCTGACGAGATTGATTATTTTCTTCGAACTGTAAATGGTCTCCTATGTCTTGCTGGGGATTCTCCAAAAGTCAGATTTTCACTCTCATGGGGTAGTACGGCCAAGTGA
- the LOC131874875 gene encoding uncharacterized protein LOC131874875: MVIQIGCPTLFFTLSATDTKWPDLHNIMTTTTPANPYVTARWRLQNIVQNPHLTSMYMHHRFTAFREEVLEKLLGANDYWYRYEWQHRGSAHIHGFIWLPKAPDIGKLQWNDIRKGTSLQCRYKAPWNITEKSSLSNDDNGQPKHTPARNDDRLNLHNPFILSIWRANVDCQPVLSIDAMIKYIAKYATKAENKSETYHAMLSRISTNFESDKPAPSAFRKMLLDNLVDHDIGAQESCHLLLKLPLSLCSQTFFLKNVNQKNFQRVPITSTERTTYPNYIASYMARPIHLERMSLIEVTQKWSFNASRKHDQWKERATPVIVRVSPRFTTIPTKEEKCFQAFCWTELLLYHPFRNIQMDLGSTDDEIQALWERFSHKYKPWHVCRTSIEADERSNPTTPSSDTKQLPENIRNEWQVLLASYPGVPIHLDELDILGQHDIDLKNDWGVHHFSPQEKEIATNFIHSNRRTFQLHHVLQQQSQNNLCIQQQKAYDIVISHLHANSLQAPLRIIVQGTAGTGKSHLITSIKSALKRSAPNGQSPLLLLAPTGVVAFNIQASTIHSALRIPIKEMHPLQGQTLASFQESMYFIRYIIIDEMSFIGPKLIQHIDIRLREAFATHNQLPFGGHSIILFGDLGQLPPVKDIPMYTSTSYGGTLWRSFITIITLKKIFRQIGDQPAQIAFCALLSNLRNAEPTIVD; the protein is encoded by the exons ATGGTCATTCAAATTGGTTGTCCAACGCTATTTTTCACACTCAGTGCTACTGATACAAAATGGCCAGACTTGCATAATATCATGACAACCACCACACCTGCAAATCCATATGTAACTGCTAGGTGGAGATTACAAAATATAGTTCAAAATCCACACCTTACTTCAATGTACATGCATCACAGATTTACTGCATTTCGTGAAGAAGTGTTGGAAAAACTTCTTGGTGCAAATGACTATTGGTACAG GTATGAATGGCAACATAGAGGCTCTGCACATATCCATGGTTTCATTTGGCTACCAAAAGCACCTGACATTGGAAAATTACAATGGAATGACATTCG GAAGGGGACATCTCTTCAATGCCGTTATAAAGCCCCTTGGAACATTACAGAGAAGTCGTCTCTTTCTAATGATGATAATGGCCAACCTAAGCACACCCCTGCTCGCAATGATGACCGcctaaatcttcacaacccattTATACTCTCAATATGGAGGGCCAATGTAGATTGCCAACCTGTTCTCTCAATTGATGCTATGATTaaatatattgcaaaatatgctactAAAGCTGAAAACAAATCAGAAACATACCATGCAATGTTATCTCGAATATCAACCAACTTTGAGTCTGATAAACCAGCTCCTAGTGCTTTTCGCAAAATGCTTCTTGACAACCTTGTGGATCATGATATAGGTGCCCAAGAAAGTTGCCACCTTCTGCTAAAGCTACCACTCTCCCTTTGTAgtcaaacattttttttaaaaaatgtgaaCCAAAAAAATTTCCAACGTGTACCAATCACATCCACAGAAAGAACCACATATCCAAACTATATTGCATCTTACATGGCAAGACCAATACATTTAGAGAGAATGTCTCTTATCGAAGTAACTCAAAAATGGTCCTTCAACGCATCAAGAAAGCATGATCAATGGAAAGAGCGAGCCACACCAGTCATAGTTCGAGTGTCTCCACGATTCACAACCATCCCTACAAAGGAAGAAAAATGTTTTCAAGCATTTTGTTGGACTGAACTTTTATTGTACCACCCATTTCGCAACATTCAAATGGATTTGGGCTCAACAGATGATGAAATTCAAGCACTGTGGGAAAGGTTCTCGCACAAGTACAAGCCATGGCATGTATGTCGAACATCTATAGAAGCCGATGAAAGATCTAATCCTACCACTCCTTCAAGCGACACAAAACAATTGCCAGAAAACATCCGTAATGAATGGCAAGTACTGTTAGCTTCATACCCAGGAGTTCCTATTCACCTGGATGAACTTGATATTCTTGGCCAACATGATATTGACTTGAAGAATGACTGGGGAGTACATCACTTCAGTCCACAAGAAAAAGAAATAGCTACAAATTTCATACACTCCAATCGCCGAACATTTCAGCTACATCATGTTCTCCAACAGCAAAGCCAAAATAACCTATGTATACAACAACAaaaggcatatgatatagttatttCACATCTACATGCTAATAGTTTACAAGCACCATTGAGAATTATTGTTCAAGGAACTGCAGGCACAGGAAAGTCACACCTCATAACAAGCATAAAATCAGCACTCAAAAGATCAGCACCAAATGGCCAATCACCATTATTGCTCCTTGCACCAACTGGAGTTGTGGCATTCAATATTCAAGCATCAACAATTCATTCAGCACTAAGAATTCCAATCAAAGAAATGCACCCTCTACAAGGACAAACATTGGCAAGCTTCCAAGAAAGCATGTACTTCATTCGCTACATTataattgatgaaatgagcttcattggtccAAAGTTGATACAACACATTGATATAAGGTTACGTGAGGCATTCGCTACCCATAACCAGCTCCCATTTGGAGGACATTCAATCATTCTCTTCGGTGACTTGGGCCAACTACCACCTGTCAAAGATATTCCTATGTATACTTCAACTTCATATGGAGGGACACTATGGCGCAGCTTCATAACAATTATAACATTGAAAAAAATATTTCGTCAAATTGGAGATCAACCTGCACAAATTGCCTTTTGTGCACTTCTCTCCAATTTACGAAATGCAGAACCCACTATTGTAGATTGA